From the genome of Nasonia vitripennis strain AsymCx chromosome 1, Nvit_psr_1.1, whole genome shotgun sequence, one region includes:
- the LOC100114382 gene encoding methylthioribose-1-phosphate isomerase, which yields MTLQAIKWKSGKLEILDQLLLPAQSKYIEVTSVEDGWNAIYKMQVRGAPAIAIVGCLSLAVEIQHKSYEDTKALLKDVKEKLEYLVTARPTAVNIKLAADDFTRLATNLSHDESSPEDMKKRIISEITSMLEKDVADNKAIGDHGAAEILKTHPNEKNLRIITHCNTGSLATAGYGTALGVIRSIHSNGKLEHAYCTETRPYNQGARLTAYELVHDKIPSTLICDDMVAALMKSKNISAVVVGADRVVANGDTANKIGTYQIAVLAKHHNVPFYVAAPFTTIDFSIPTGEGIKIEERPANELTHVNGTRIAAEGINVWNPAFDVTPAELITGIVTEKGVYKPAELAGLKN from the exons ATGACTCTGCAGGCGATAAAATGGAAGAGCGGCAAGCTGGAGATACTCGATCAGCTTTTGCTGCCGGCCCAGTCCAAGTACATCGAGGTTACAAGCGTCGAGGATGGATGGAATGCTATTTACAAAATGCAG GTTCGAGGTGCACCAGCTATCGCTATCGTGGGATGTCTCAGTTTGGCTGTGGAAATCCAGCACAAGTCCTACGAAGATACAAAAGCTCTCCTCAAGGATGTCAAAGAAAAGTTGGAATACTTGGTAACAGCCAGGCCTACAGCTGTCAACATAAAGCTTGCGGCAGATGACTTCACACGACTAGCCACAAATCTCAGCCACGATGAGTCTTCCCCAGAAGACATGAAGAAAAG AATAATCTCAGAGATAACATCAATGCTGGAAAAAGATGTAGCAGACAATAAAGCGATAGGCGATCATGGAGCAGCAGAGATTCTGAAAACACACCCGAATGAGAAGAACTTGAGGATCATCACTCACTGCAACACTGGAAGCTTAGCAACCGCTGGGTATGGTACAGCTTTGGGAGTCATACGATCTATTCACAGCAACGGCAAATTAG AACATGCTTACTGCACAGAGACGAGACCGTACAACCAAGGCGCAAGATTGACAGCCTACGAGCTGGTGCACGACAAGATCCCCAGCACGCTCATATGCGACGACATGGTCGCTGCGCTCATGAAATCCAAAAACATATCAGCCGTCGTCGTTGGCGCCGACAGAGTAGTTGCCAACGGAGATACCGCTAACAAGATCGGTACCTATCAG ATCGCTGTACTGGCCAAGCACCACAACGTACCGTTCTACGTGGCAGCTCCTTTCACGACGATCGACTTCAGTATCCCCACGGGTGAGGGAATAAAGATCGAGGAGAGGCCGGCCAACGAGTTGACCCACGTTAACGGCACAAGAATCGCTGCCGAGGGTATCAACGTCTGGAATCCTGCCTTCGACGTCACCCCAGCGGAACTCATCACGGGCATCGTGACTGAGAAGGGCGTTTACAAGCCAGCTGAGCTCGCTGGTCTTAAAAATTAA